The Xiphophorus hellerii strain 12219 chromosome 6, Xiphophorus_hellerii-4.1, whole genome shotgun sequence genomic interval CATTGGGAGGACGTGtcaaatttttataaataaaaatctgcttcatgattatgtgctactttgcaTTTGTCTatcatataaaacacaaaaatacctTGACAACGAGGTTGGAAggtatcaaaaagaaaaataatggtttaagctgtttgttctctccaggCACTGATACTGCCTCCCAGCAAGAGTTCACCTCCTGCCTTAAAGAAACTCTTCGTGGCCTGGCCAAGAATGCAGACAACCTGCAGGTGAGCGGagtcagagaaaataaataatagctCTGGAAATAATCTGCAGTTTATAGGcaatgtgttttgtttcagtcGTCTGGTTTGGCAGGAGATGACCTGGTGAAAGCTCTGGAGGGTTTGGGGCTTGAAGAAGGCGGCGACGCAGGAGGAGAAGATGGAAACATCCTCCCCATCATGCAGTCCATCatgcagaatctcctctctaAAGATGTCCTCTATCCATCTCTCAAAGAGATCACCTCCAAGGTCTGCCTCATTTCTAACAACGGATGAGGAAAATCTTCATCATGCTGTTCTATATTGATGGGAGCTGTTGTTTCCTGAACAGTATCCAGAGTGGCTGGAAACAAACAAGTCAACCCTCAGTGCTGAGGATCACCAGCGGTACCAGCAGCAGGCGAAGATCATGGGCGACATCTGTAAGCTGTTTGAgaacgaggaagaggaggcagggGATAAAGAGCGGACGTTCGAGAGCATCATGGATCTGATGCAAAAGGTGATGCAGCTGCTACTCATGTTACACATGTTAAAGAAATGAGCTGAAATTataatttagcttatttatgtatttaaaatggtTAGATCTCTTGTTAGCGCTCAGTATatcataagcctggcgggcctccaggctttacttgtgcccccaaggctaagcattgtttgtttattattcagCAGAACCATTGCCTGTCTTTTCCAGTCTACATGCTACAACTTcagaaaataaagagacaaGTCATGGATTAAAGATCCTAACATTTTGGACATCTTAATTAGGATGAAACATTATATTcttttttaactgtatttttttatatttgaatttaaacaCTATCATTGGTATTATTAATAATCTTTCCCAATACCACATAATTACTTAGTTATATTGTCAAATTTCCAAtcaacttaaaatatttaactcaaaaacacggtAGGCTGCTGGATTTAGcatattttctaaagaaacGCATGCTAAGTGCCAACTCTTTGGTTGAAAGAAGGTTGgtgagattgtttttttccagaatgtAGAGAGTAATAATGAATGCTGATcatatttatctgattttacaGCTGCAGGATCTTGGCCAGCCACCTAAGGAGTTGGCAGGCGACACGGTAAGATGATTTACAGCATCTGTTTGTTCAGTGTGTAATAAATTTATCTGATCTTAAGGGTGTCCTGAAatggaataatttttttctttctttcttcctttcattctttctttttttttttgtttctttttgccaaAACAGATGATCTAggcaataaaaaacaacactttttgtcaatttatttctttatttattgcctaaaaagataatttattggaaaaaaattactttagtCAAATAATGACttgggccattattttaggaaggtggaaatatacataaaaatagCCAAAAATATGAACTTTGAGTCAGATTTTGTGATGAAAGGCGTCTAAGTCAGATATATTTACTCATGAAggttcctgtttctgtttcctttgcAGCCTCCTGGCTTTACCTTTGACATGGACTCCCTCAACCTGCCGGGAGTGGGCGGGGCCGGGGCAGCGGAGCAGTGCTCTGTCATGTGATGAAGTGATGCGGCGGTCCATCAGAAGATCTGAAGCCAAACtgttcctctgtgtgtgtttcaacAGCAGGGAGGACTTTAGAGAGTGAAATGCGGGTCAGGAAGGAGTGAGATCAGAACGCAGGTTCTGTTCATGTTCAGTGTGTAAAAACAACTGGAGGGAAACACCCAGAAGGAAACCCAAACGCTCTCTAACACCATCAAAGATATTTGTGATAGTTAGCGGTTGCAGAAACTCCTCCGCaattaattttaacataattttctgGAGAAGAAATGAGCTCAGCTGTTCTCCATGTTGATTTTACTGGCTGTTTAGCCTCGTGGTGAATTCTCTCCTGACAACTCGCAGGTTTGAATGGTGCCTTTTCAAAAGCAGCTAGAGTTCAGGTTTTAGCTCTTCTGCTGCTATTCAGCTGGCTAAATCAGTCATAGTTTTAATAATGAGATAAAGATGTGGTAGTCTTGAGcaacaacattttctttttttgtttaaaactttaaaaataattaacctgCAAGGAACTAAACAAGACCCATTCCCAGGTTTTGATGCGAAGTGACGGACTCGATTTATGAATGGCTTTGCTGTGGTTACAGTGATGATTAGAGTGTTGAATTACTGTACGAAGTGCTTCCTGTGTGATTCCTGGTATTTTTTACAtgtaggaataaaaaaaaaacaaccacagtgGGATTTTAGAGCGATAATCACATGTAAGGTGTCATTCTAGAAAAGGTGAGAGGAGAAGCATCATATTGTGTCACATGAAGAGGGATAAATGTGTAACGTGTGTTACACATTTTACCAAACAGCAGATGGACTGTTTGGTAACGCATCAACGCCCAGATGTTAGCCCTTTTCGGTTTGTTTATTCCAGCGAGCCACTTTTCATCAGCGACTCTTTGCCTCGTAGACAACACTTTTCCTCTGTAACAATAGAGAGAGGTCCAGAAATAACACGGCCGTGGGCCCATCTGTAACTGCACAATAAAGGGGTACTGTCAAAGGATTTAGTTATGCACTGAACAGATCAGAGGTCCATCAGAAGCAGCTGAATGAGAAGCTTGCTGTGGAGGTTTGGTCACATGGTTTGGGGTTAAAGCTAATCAGCTCTCAGGGCCGACCctgaaaataaacaagatgCAACCCGTTATGACactactgttttgtaaatgtaataaacatcGATATGGGtatagaaatgtgtttttagtcTGTGTTTTTACTCAGTTGATTGCCTTTTTATAAGAAGTTGCTGAAACAAAATTTGTATGTTACATTTACTACATTCAGACTCAAAGCGGccttaaaaaacatgaaaagaaacatCTCCATATAAAACATAAGACATACATTTGACCATTTCTGAGagtaaataaagacataaaatgttcaaaacgtTTTCCAAGATACAACCACAATTTATTATTCATATATGCTAGTTTCATTTGTGTCACAATTAATGGCATATTATGAAATGGGTAATTAATCTCAACCATTTAATTCTAATGTGTTtaataaagtacattttgcaAAGGAAAAATGCCAGTCTTTAATGTGACCAAATTGCATATTTTCTATAGTATCTTATAGGACAATATCAGGTGATTAGTAACTAGTTACAGTAAGTTCTACTGCACTGTGCTTCTTATTTTACTGATGTTATATTATTAAAGTAACAGTACTTTCATTTAAGTATAATTCCTGATTATACTAACCACTGTAATTTTATTGgctgaagaaaaaatgtttaaagtttaattttaaagttctttaaaaagtactttatattaaaaatagtGCTACTCATACTTGAGTTCAAATTCTGGGTATTCAACCCACCTCTGTTCttcaggaatttttttttttccttttgtaaatttttactttattccttAGAAAAATTGCACATAActatatttttgtctgtctgattacatctttttcacaaaataagaTGCTTTTATCAACCAGTTCATCAAACATTTAGTGCCAAATAGAcctattttttcacttttacttgactATTTTTTACGATTATTTTTACTTCGGCTCAAGTAATATTAAAGTAATGCTACTCTCATTTAAGTAACATATTTAGCTATTCTAGCCTTTCCACACGTTTTATAATTATGATCGTCGCTGTAATCCGTAAAGAAACCGGTCTTCTAGAGTTGTCATGACTGAATTTTAACAGTTGTGCTCACAGACGCTTGTCATTGCCGTTCTCTGTGTTGTATTTCTATGCGCCTCCGCCGTGGAGCTTTCTGCGTCAGATTTGCGTCGGAAGTCAGAAGCGACTACGTGTCAGGAAAACAGGAGTCGGCTAAATGGGCGAAGGCGTCCAGGCCGTCTGAAACAATCTTTCTGTAACATTTGAGTGGTTCCTTTTGTTAGGATTGAGACGATTTAGGGatagtttttaataatttgcccTGGAGATTTGAGCAGCGACGATGCTAACAAAATTTGAAACCAAGTCTGCGCGTGTGAAAGGTAAGAGTTTGCTAATAGCGGTTAGCATCGATGCTAGCCCCAGCTAGCGGGCGTTACTTTTACCAACTATGTATTCCACAAGGTGTAACGGTTAAGAAATAAAGTATTTGTCGTTTTAGTTTTGTATACGCTGTAAAGTGTTGCCATTTACTTGTATTTAATATCTggtttaatgttaaaataacGCGACTTGCACATCTGTGTAGCTACCGCTAATGTTACTATCCAGATTGTTGACGGGGTCATGGTTATagttgaaaatgtgtttgtatttcagGTCTGAGTTTTCATCCAAAAAGGCCATGGGTTCTTGCAAGTTTGCACAATGGTGTCATCCAGCTGTGGGACTATCGGATGTGCACACTGATCGATAAATTTGATGAACATGATGGTAAAtgagctatttttaaatgtcttgttttgttgaagttttgcaTCGTTTTCCATACTACATTGTTATGTTCCCCACAGGTCCTGTCAGAGGAATTGATTTCCACAAGCAGCAGCCTCTTTTTGTGTCTGGAGGAGATGACTACAAAATCAAGGTGATCACTGCgtctgttttgcatgagcagcaacACGCATATGAACCTGAAACACATGATTTAAGCaatgtttgaatttttcatTGTGCTGTCATCTCTGGAAACCTTTAACATTATATCTGCTCAATCAGGTGTGGAACTACAAGCTGAGACGCTGTCTTTTTACCCTTTTGGGACACCTGGACTACATCAGAACTACGTTCTTTCACCATGTGAGTTGTTCCACAAGTTTAACACATTCTTATTCTTAACGTAGAGtagaaatcaaatttttttgtcCCTCGGTGGGTAAATTAAGTTAtgacagcagcaaagtgacgaGACAGTTATAGTATGCATATGTACACACAAATAGAAGTAACAATAACAGACTGTACTTTAGGGGCAAAAGAAAATACTAGGGCTGCTACTAACGATTATgtaaaaattggcacattttaTGGAATTGTCATTTAATCACCAAGCCTTCTGGGTACAACATTAGAATTTAgcaatacattaaaagatgcaaacaagGAAATTcctcttttaaataagaaaattaactctttattgcctaaaatacaataaaattgcATTCctgttgactttatttttgtattactacaaatattttctcttatGACTTTTTTCCTCATATGATTTCAACTCAGTTCTAATGTGATTATTTTCTCACaatattgtgacattgtttcataatttatttatttttattagcttgGCCCTGATACTTTGTCATGTAATTATGACACTGaagcagaaaaagtaaaatttctaaAATACTCACCAAGTTCAGACCTGATCATCACATGAAAACAACATAGACATTTATAAGATCTAAAGTaataacagaaaacataaaaatgagacggagagaaaaaaattgtgtCCTGTCAGCTGCTTTAGTGAGGCTGTTTGACAATAAAACTGttgggtttgtgattctgaggTTCATATAAAGTCTTTTTGAGTGAATTGTGAACGTTACTTGTAGGAATATCCATGGATTCTGAGTGCCTCAGATGATCAGACCATCCGCATCTGGAACTGGCAGTCGAGGACCTGTGTATGGTAAGCAAACTTGTACACAATTCCGTGTTCCTCAATGGTCCTGAAGAGAACTTAGACTTTGTATTAACTTAAGATATTTAGAAAGCTTGCAATTTCATgagaattaaacaaatttaatgatttttctgCTCTATGTCTCCATCAGCGTCCTGACGGGACACAACCACTACGTGATGTGTGCCCAGTTCCACCCATCAGAAGACTTGGTGGTGTCCGCCAGTCTGGACCAGACAGTGCGAGTGTGGGATATCTCCGGTGAGGGTTTGGGAGGAGTGGAGCAGAGTGGGCAGTGGGCCGGGTTTTGGGGATGTGGGGCTCAATGGAGGAGAAAGAAGGCAGGATCAGGATGAATGTCAAGTCCTGAGTGCTTTCTTTCTCGTGGACTTTCAGCAGAAACACTTCTCCTTTCAGCACAGAGAAAAGACAACTATATTTTCATTCCAAACTAAAATAGTTTGTGAATAAAAGATTGTCTTTGACCTTAATTTGTGCAGTACTTTTGAAGTAGTGACTTAGTGAcgttaaaataatttcaacaaaCGTCAGTTTCGAGAAGTGTTTCTGTGGCTTTGCATGCTTCTCAGACTTTGAATGTTTAACTTTGTTCTCGTTTCTTGTGTTTGCACTAACCGTAGAAGCTCTTGACTCTCATCTTTGATTTCTAAACATGTAAAGATGTGGATCTTTGACCCTTACATGTTGGACTCTTATGTACTTTCATGTATGTGTGTACTTGGCATCACTGCattcatgtgttttgtttttgagctATAAACTGCATGATGTTGCAGCAGAAGTTGAATGTGCAGCCAGATTTAGTTTTAAGGAAGATTCACTTTGCATCCAAACTCATCTCACTGATAGTTTATGTTGCACCAGCTTTAACCGCTATGAGTTAATTTTCAGCTACGACTACTAATTTGATTAAACTAtctaatttctttaaataatacataaatattcCCATTACATGGCAAAGAAACGTGCATGATTTTCTCCTCTCCTTGtctaaatgtataattttacaATGATACCATTATTACTAATGCATAACAATAACttgactgcaaaaacacaaaatcctttTGCCTATTTTGTAGTGTAAATATcatagtacacttgaaataaggttAACTTTAATTAGTAAAcagacttttcagcaagatatagggacttgttttaagtcaataattacaattttaacaaattcatgttataagtggaaaaatctgccagtgaatGTGGCTGAGAAACCTATCATGATATAAGCATTTCATGTCATTCTATCAATAATTGTTGAtatagataattattgattagttttaaatatctgaaatattgccaACCTTGtggtgtgacctttcctgtttgaTCCACTCCACGccgttgttttttatttttaagcagttatggtGGAACCTTAAACTGCTTCTGCTCAAGTTACTgggcaggttgttgctaggtaaccaaagaatgagtgagttgctaggtaaccaaagagcgagtgagtcagttgattccaccaaaCTATCTTAGCttgctgtgagaggttgagcacataaagcctttcctctgcctacttctcccagaatgctgaatattcataaatattgaatattctttcagatattttatttattgatattgatcacatccCTATCATGatatatattgtttatttatttacttttttttaaagtaagtgTTGAtggattattgacttaaaacatgtttctgtatATTGCTGGAAGTTactttgtaagttagttttgtcttatttcaagtgttgtaaaatatttgcattagaaactaagAAACTAGACaacaaatactttgtaagactttgtgttttgctcTCAATATCTAATAACCCTGCATGGGGCTGAAAAATCCAGACTGAAACATGCATGTGCCTTTCTAACGGACCAACTATCATCCTCTCATTCTGGCATTCAGTGCCCAATCAGAGCACATCTTGTCCACCACCCACCCACCCCATTCAGCCTAGTCCACACACTCTGTCATCCTCGTCCCATGCTCTTCCCAGGAAACATCCACACCTGCACATTGGTTCCTACTGCCATTCCTTCCTCTATCAAGACTGTTGAGCTACCTGTTCACCACGTTGTATTAATGGGCTGAAATCAGTAATACAATCTTTGTGATGCTGTCCAATCAAATCACAGATTAATAACCCAATCAGTAGAGTTGTTGGTGGTATGGTTGTGTTGGTGCGTTTCAACCCTGTGTGTGTTCGGTAGTCCAacaatttgctttttttattatcttgttgttgttttatcatTTCCATTTAGTGTGTTTGTCTCCCTTCCTCCCATGTACTGTGATTGTGCTGTGGTTAACGTGAGAATGGCATTTCCTTCTTTGCACGCGATGCTCTGAATGATGGTTCCAGGTTTGAGGAAGAAGAACCTGTCTCCGGGCGCCGTGGAGACGGACGTGCGCGGCATCACCGGGGTTGACCTTTTTGGTGCCTCTGATGCGGTTGTGAAACACGTCCTGGAGGTACGCAGCGACTTTCACCCACTGGATTAATGTGtaacaaattagaaaaatttaaaatttaattattgtaATGACTTTTATTatacagagctaaatatttcagatgttttcaattATATTTCAATTTACAGAGACTCAGATTGTATTTAAAACTTGTACTGAAGCTATAGCTTGAAAACTCATCTATTGTTCCAATGCtttaacaaaacagtttttttatgtttgttttagtttagtttgttttggtttagttaTCACGTGCagcatttttgtagttttgtatTCTTTTTAGTCATGAAAAgtatgtagttttattttttcttatcttgTAGTGGTCTTTATGAGGAAGTATCAAGGAATAGAAAAAAG includes:
- the pex19 gene encoding peroxisomal biogenesis factor 19, which codes for MASGAGDPSSGHDAELDELLDSALDDFDKASAASAPEPAAASSSASSGAGKPPLLEDSKLFENLFEGDMAAQAKEEFEKAMSELAEEESELLQHFHKLSEAAGKVGTDTASQQEFTSCLKETLRGLAKNADNLQSSGLAGDDLVKALEGLGLEEGGDAGGEDGNILPIMQSIMQNLLSKDVLYPSLKEITSKYPEWLETNKSTLSAEDHQRYQQQAKIMGDICKLFENEEEEAGDKERTFESIMDLMQKLQDLGQPPKELAGDTPPGFTFDMDSLNLPGVGGAGAAEQCSVM